Within Oligoflexus sp., the genomic segment GCAAATTGAAGAATTTTGTGCGAGGGTGAAACAGGACATTCAATTATACGCTAATACAGATGAAGGTTTCGGCAGGACGACAGGGAGGAGTTTCGGGGATCTAGGTTAAAAACTTTCCATCCTGAGCCTTCTTGAAAATCACGGTCCCAGACTTGTCCGGTATTCTTACCAGAGTCTCCGGCTTGTCGGTCAGGAACTCATCAACAGCCCTTTTGATGCCAGGCCAAGCACCGCTGGAATAATCGTGCACAATCATCGTGCCGCCTTTCGGCATACGCTCGTAAAAATATTCAAGCCCAGCCAAGGTTGGTCCGTAAAGATCGGCGTCGAGATGTACGAGCGCAAACGTTTCATTCTCAGGGACGTAGGAACTGCTTTCAGGGAAGAAACCAGGGCAGAAAACTACTTTTCGGGAATTGCCTAGGAATCGTTTCACCTGATCCAGGGACGTATCCTTGAATTCCGTCATCTTTACTTCGTTCTTCAGTTCAATTTTTACATCCTTGCTATCGAATCCCTCAAAGGTATCAAAAAGGTAAATCCGCCTGTCGGGGGCCAATTCGTGGAGCAGTTTAGCGGAATTTCCCTTATACACACCCAACTCTGCGATTGAACCAGGCACGTTTTTGTCCAGCATCTCTTCAACAGTCTGGATGAGAAAGAGAAGCCGCACGAGGTCAGCATCATTGTTTTTCCTATTTTTCTCATTCCAGTAAACGCGGCATTGGTCGAAGGTGATTGACTGCCGACTCACTGACTCGGGCAGGTGCTGCATGAGGTACGAATTGCTGCGATTGACGAAGGGCAACACAACCCGCTTCAAAAAGGAACGCAGGTTTCTTTTGGCAAAGGACAGCTTCATGGTTTTAACCTTTGTGAAAAGGTACACTAATAAACTATTGCGTCGGCTTCAAACTTTGGATTGTTATGCCTGGGCTAGCTAGCCGTAACGCATTGATATCGGTGCATCGCGGGTCAGCTGGATTAGGGCCTGGCTGAGATCGTCGAAACTCAGCTCGGCTGGGCGCGACTTGACGATGTAAATGCTGGGACCTCGCCCCTGAGGGAAAGCTCGTTCAGGTTGGCCCGGCAAATACATGCCCAAAACTGGTATGCCGAGGGCCGTCGCCACATGCAGCGGACCTGAATCATGGCCAATGAAAAGCTGGCTCTTCTCTATCAAAGCTGCCAGAGGTAAAAGATCATATCGGGCAGCGTCGGCATAAGCGGACTTCGGCAGTTCGGGCAGAGCCTTCGCCAGCTGCTTCAGTTCATGGTCGGTGCCAACCCAGAGCACATGATAGGCTTGACTTTCCAAGTACTGGGCGAAACGCCAGAGCAACTGAGGATCGGCACAGCGATCGAGCCGACCCGCAAAGGCATGGATCAAAGCAAGAGGCTTCGGAGGCAAGGGTTCCGTCCAGGACGGCAGTCTTTGCTTTTCCAGGCAGGAACGACTTTCCGCCGGTCGGGGCAGGAAGGGTGCGAAGCTCTTGGCCAAGGCTGCAATCACCGGCTCATCGCGCCTCGGTTTTGGGGTGACGGCCGAGAGAAAGAGTGAGTTCTTCTTACCCTTCCAGGCAACACGCTTCGGAATCCCTGCCAGTAGCAACGCCAGGGCAGCCTTCCATGATGTACTCGGCAAAATCGCCAGGACAAAGCGTTCACGGCGGACACGACGCAGGACTAGCACGAAGTTCCAAAAAGAGCCCTTGGGTCGCCCTGGGGCACTATCCCAAAATGGATCCGAAGCAAAGACCTGCTTGACACCGGGCATCAGTCGCGCCACCGAGGACGTGTAGTCCTTACACC encodes:
- a CDS encoding TylF/MycF/NovP-related O-methyltransferase; this encodes MQHLPESVSRQSITFDQCRVYWNEKNRKNNDADLVRLLFLIQTVEEMLDKNVPGSIAELGVYKGNSAKLLHELAPDRRIYLFDTFEGFDSKDVKIELKNEVKMTEFKDTSLDQVKRFLGNSRKVVFCPGFFPESSSYVPENETFALVHLDADLYGPTLAGLEYFYERMPKGGTMIVHDYSSGAWPGIKRAVDEFLTDKPETLVRIPDKSGTVIFKKAQDGKFLT
- a CDS encoding glycosyltransferase family 9 protein, translated to MRKVLLVCFDNLGDLVFTSALAAALSSDPQSELSVWCKDYTSSVARLMPGVKQVFASDPFWDSAPGRPKGSFWNFVLVLRRVRRERFVLAILPSTSWKAALALLLAGIPKRVAWKGKKNSLFLSAVTPKPRRDEPVIAALAKSFAPFLPRPAESRSCLEKQRLPSWTEPLPPKPLALIHAFAGRLDRCADPQLLWRFAQYLESQAYHVLWVGTDHELKQLAKALPELPKSAYADAARYDLLPLAALIEKSQLFIGHDSGPLHVATALGIPVLGMYLPGQPERAFPQGRGPSIYIVKSRPAELSFDDLSQALIQLTRDAPISMRYG